From the genome of Streptomyces sp. NBC_01341, one region includes:
- the panC gene encoding pantoate--beta-alanine ligase, which produces MTTAPATLLRTAAELDALGRPAGGHHRAVVMTMGALHDGHATLIRAARAAAGADGQVVVTVFVNPLQFGEAADLDRYPRTLDADLALASEAGADAVLAPAVDEVYAGGDPQVRITAGPMGERLEGASRPGHFDGMLTVVAKFLHLTRPDAAYFGQKDAQQLALVRRMVRDLNFGIDIVAVPTVRDPDGLALSSRNRFLSADERRTALALPRALFAARDRLAAQKALHVRALALPEHGGRAAALTRLGEARAAADSQAVALARPTVAPADVRAAAQAVLEEAAGEAVPLDLDYVALVDPADFTEIPDDRDSGDAVLAVAARVGATRLIDNIPLTLGALT; this is translated from the coding sequence ATGACCACCGCACCCGCCACCCTGCTGCGCACCGCGGCCGAACTGGATGCGCTCGGCCGGCCCGCCGGCGGTCACCACCGTGCCGTCGTCATGACGATGGGGGCGCTCCACGACGGCCACGCCACCCTGATCCGGGCGGCCCGCGCCGCCGCGGGGGCGGACGGCCAGGTCGTCGTCACCGTCTTCGTGAACCCGCTCCAGTTCGGCGAGGCCGCAGACCTCGACCGCTACCCCCGCACGCTGGACGCCGACCTCGCGCTGGCCTCGGAGGCAGGCGCCGACGCCGTCCTCGCCCCGGCCGTCGACGAGGTCTACGCCGGTGGGGACCCCCAGGTCAGGATCACCGCCGGCCCCATGGGAGAGCGGCTCGAAGGCGCCTCCCGCCCCGGGCACTTCGACGGGATGCTCACCGTCGTCGCGAAGTTCCTCCACCTCACCCGGCCGGACGCGGCGTACTTCGGGCAGAAGGACGCCCAGCAGCTCGCGCTGGTGCGCCGCATGGTGCGCGACCTGAACTTCGGCATCGACATCGTCGCCGTGCCGACCGTCCGGGACCCCGACGGCCTGGCGCTGTCCAGCCGTAACCGCTTCCTCTCCGCCGACGAGCGCCGCACCGCGCTGGCACTGCCCCGCGCCCTGTTCGCCGCCCGTGACCGGCTGGCCGCACAGAAGGCGCTCCACGTCCGCGCCCTGGCGCTCCCGGAGCACGGCGGCAGGGCCGCGGCCCTCACCCGGCTCGGCGAGGCCCGTGCCGCGGCCGACTCCCAGGCGGTCGCACTGGCACGGCCGACCGTCGCGCCCGCCGACGTACGGGCCGCCGCGCAGGCCGTCCTGGAAGAGGCGGCCGGGGAGGCGGTGCCACTCGACCTGGACTACGTGGCGCTCGTGGACCCCGCCGACTTCACCGAGATCCCGGACGACCGGGACAGCGGCGACGCGGTCCTCGCCGTCGCGGCGCGGGTGGGCGCCACCCGCCTGATCGACAACATCCCGCTGACCCTCGGAGCCCTCACATGA
- a CDS encoding L-aspartate oxidase — protein sequence MTGIRLTAPAPGWAIDADVVVVGSGVAGLTTALRCAAAGLATVVVTKARLDDGSTRWAQGGIAAALGEGDTPEQHLDDTLVAGAGLCDETAVRALVTEGPDAVRRLIGTGAHFDTTDTGAIALTREGGHHRRRIAHAGGDATGAEISRALVEAVRSAALQTIENALVLDLLTDADGRARGVTLHVMGEGQHDGVGAVRAPAVVLATGGMGQVFSATTNPPVSTGDGVALALRAGAEVSDLEFVQFHPTVLFLGAGSEGQQPLVSEAVRGEGAHLVDATGTRFMLGQHELAELAPRDIVAKAITRQMQLQGAEHMYLDARHFGAAMWEQRFPTILAACRSHGIDPVTQPIPVAPAAHYASGGVRTDLRGRTTVPGLYACGEVACTGVHGANRLASNSLLEGLVFAERIAADITGSAHIPRNGAADGPAPEAHPAGSRAVPLLTAESRTTIQRIMTKGAGVIRSAASLTTAAGELDALGRTATADEGGRKDAVPGVEAWEATNLLLVSQVLVAAAREREETRGCHWREDRPDRDDDTWRRHLVVRVDQDLLPVVRTTDSSAFPPVRPGDPADSALPAGLPNHPADAPEEP from the coding sequence ATGACCGGAATACGGCTGACCGCCCCCGCCCCCGGCTGGGCCATCGACGCGGACGTGGTCGTGGTCGGCTCCGGCGTGGCCGGTCTCACCACCGCCCTGCGCTGCGCCGCCGCTGGTCTCGCCACCGTCGTCGTGACCAAGGCCCGCCTCGACGACGGCTCCACCCGCTGGGCCCAGGGCGGCATCGCGGCCGCCCTCGGCGAGGGCGACACCCCCGAACAGCACCTGGACGACACCCTGGTCGCCGGTGCCGGACTGTGCGACGAGACCGCGGTGCGTGCCCTGGTCACCGAGGGCCCCGACGCCGTCCGGCGGCTCATCGGCACCGGCGCGCACTTCGACACGACGGACACCGGCGCGATCGCCCTGACCCGCGAGGGCGGCCATCACCGCCGGCGCATCGCGCACGCCGGCGGCGACGCGACGGGGGCGGAGATCTCCCGCGCCCTGGTCGAGGCGGTCCGCTCGGCGGCCCTGCAGACCATCGAGAACGCCCTGGTCCTGGACCTGCTCACGGATGCCGACGGCCGCGCCCGGGGCGTCACCCTGCACGTCATGGGCGAGGGCCAGCACGACGGCGTCGGCGCCGTCCGCGCCCCCGCCGTCGTGCTCGCCACCGGTGGCATGGGCCAGGTCTTCTCCGCCACGACCAATCCGCCGGTCTCCACGGGCGACGGAGTGGCCCTCGCACTGCGTGCCGGCGCCGAGGTCTCGGACCTCGAATTCGTCCAGTTCCATCCGACCGTCCTGTTTCTCGGTGCCGGCTCCGAGGGCCAGCAGCCGCTGGTGTCCGAGGCGGTCCGGGGCGAGGGCGCCCATCTCGTCGACGCCACGGGCACCCGGTTCATGCTGGGGCAGCACGAGCTGGCCGAGCTGGCACCCCGCGACATCGTCGCGAAGGCCATCACCCGCCAGATGCAACTCCAGGGCGCCGAGCACATGTACCTCGACGCCCGGCACTTCGGTGCCGCCATGTGGGAGCAGCGCTTCCCGACGATCCTGGCCGCGTGCCGAAGCCACGGCATCGACCCCGTGACGCAGCCGATCCCCGTCGCACCGGCTGCCCACTACGCCTCCGGCGGCGTGCGCACCGACCTGCGGGGCCGTACGACCGTGCCGGGGCTCTACGCCTGCGGTGAGGTCGCCTGCACCGGCGTCCACGGGGCCAACCGACTGGCGTCCAACTCCCTCCTGGAGGGACTGGTCTTCGCCGAACGCATCGCGGCCGACATCACCGGCTCCGCGCACATCCCCCGGAACGGCGCCGCCGACGGGCCCGCCCCCGAGGCGCACCCCGCCGGATCGCGCGCCGTGCCACTGCTCACCGCGGAGTCCAGGACCACGATCCAGCGGATCATGACGAAGGGCGCCGGAGTCATCCGCTCGGCAGCGAGCCTCACCACCGCGGCCGGGGAACTGGATGCGCTCGGCCGGACCGCGACCGCCGACGAGGGCGGTCGCAAGGACGCCGTGCCGGGGGTGGAGGCGTGGGAGGCCACGAACCTCCTCCTCGTCTCACAGGTCCTGGTGGCCGCCGCCCGGGAGCGCGAGGAGACCCGGGGCTGCCACTGGCGCGAGGACCGTCCCGACCGCGACGACGACACCTGGCGCCGTCACCTGGTCGTCCGCGTCGACCAGGACCTGCTGCCCGTCGTCCGCACGACGGACAGTTCCGCGTTCCCGCCCGTACGCCCCGGAGACCCGGCAGACTCCGCACTGCCTGCAGGCCTCCCGAACCACCCCGCCGACGCCCCCGAGGAGCCGTAA
- the nadC gene encoding carboxylating nicotinate-nucleotide diphosphorylase, which produces MSTPEENPRPTPVDVPLIHIGAPAASGGGCGDGCGCDDGYDPDGLECGLDPALAQLLADAGLDPVQVEDIAHVAIEEDLDGGEDVTTVATVPEDAVATGDFTAREAGVVAGLRVAEAVLSIVCTDEFEVERHVEDGDRVVPGQKLLTVTTRTRDLLTGERSALNLLCRLSGIATATRAWADVLEGTKAKVRDTRKTTPGLRALEKYAVRCGGGVNHRMSLVDAALVKDNHVIAAGGVAEAFTRVRKAFPELAIEVEVDTLEQVREVLDAGADLILLDNFTPSATAEAVALVGGRALLESSGRLSLGSARAYAEAGVDYLAVGALTHSSPILDIGLDFREAAPTDGADG; this is translated from the coding sequence GTGAGCACGCCCGAAGAGAATCCGCGCCCCACGCCTGTGGACGTACCGCTGATCCACATCGGCGCCCCCGCCGCGTCCGGCGGTGGCTGCGGCGACGGCTGCGGCTGTGATGACGGCTACGACCCCGACGGCCTGGAGTGCGGTCTCGACCCCGCCCTGGCCCAGCTCCTGGCCGACGCCGGACTGGACCCCGTCCAGGTCGAGGACATCGCCCACGTCGCGATCGAGGAGGACCTCGACGGGGGAGAGGACGTCACCACCGTCGCGACCGTCCCCGAGGACGCCGTCGCCACCGGTGACTTCACCGCCCGCGAGGCGGGCGTCGTCGCCGGACTGCGCGTCGCGGAGGCCGTCCTCTCCATCGTCTGCACCGACGAGTTCGAGGTCGAGCGGCACGTCGAGGACGGCGACCGCGTCGTGCCCGGCCAGAAGCTGCTCACGGTCACCACCCGTACCCGTGACCTGCTCACCGGCGAGCGCAGCGCGCTCAACCTGCTGTGCAGGCTTTCCGGCATCGCGACCGCCACCCGCGCGTGGGCCGACGTGCTCGAAGGCACGAAGGCCAAGGTCCGCGACACCCGCAAGACGACCCCGGGGCTTCGCGCGCTGGAGAAGTACGCCGTGCGCTGCGGCGGCGGCGTCAACCACCGCATGTCACTGGTGGACGCGGCCCTGGTCAAGGACAACCACGTCATCGCGGCCGGGGGCGTCGCCGAGGCGTTCACGCGGGTCAGGAAGGCGTTCCCGGAGCTCGCGATCGAGGTCGAGGTCGACACCCTGGAGCAGGTCCGTGAGGTGCTCGATGCCGGCGCGGACCTGATCCTGCTGGACAACTTCACCCCGTCCGCCACCGCCGAGGCGGTCGCCCTCGTCGGTGGCCGTGCGCTGCTGGAGTCCTCCGGCCGGCTGTCCCTGGGCTCCGCCCGTGCCTACGCCGAGGCGGGTGTCGACTACCTGGCCGTCGGCGCGCTCACGCACTCCTCGCCGATCCTCGACATCGGCCTCGACTTCCGTGAGGCGGCGCCGACCGACGGGGCCGACGGCTGA
- a CDS encoding type III pantothenate kinase — MLLTIDVGNSHTVLGLFDGEEIVEHWRISTDARRTADELAVLLQGLMGMHPLLGVELGDGIEGIAICSTVPAVLHELREVTRRYYGDVPAVLVEPGVKTGVPVLTDNPKEVGADRIINAVAAVELYGGPAIVVDLGTATTFDAVSARGEYTGGVIAPGIEISVEALGVKGAQLRKIELARPRSVIGKNTVEAMQSGIVYGFAGQIDGVVERMKKELAADPDEVTVIATGGLAPMVLGESSVIDEHEPWLTLIGLRLVYERNIARM, encoded by the coding sequence ATGCTGCTCACGATCGACGTCGGGAACTCGCACACCGTCCTCGGCCTGTTCGACGGCGAGGAGATCGTCGAGCACTGGCGGATCTCCACCGACGCCCGCCGTACCGCCGACGAGCTCGCCGTGCTGCTCCAGGGCCTGATGGGCATGCACCCGCTGCTCGGTGTCGAGCTCGGTGACGGCATCGAGGGCATCGCGATCTGCTCGACGGTCCCCGCCGTCCTGCACGAGCTCCGCGAGGTCACCCGGCGCTACTACGGCGACGTCCCCGCGGTCCTCGTGGAGCCGGGCGTGAAGACCGGCGTGCCCGTCCTGACCGACAACCCGAAGGAGGTCGGCGCGGACCGCATCATCAACGCGGTCGCGGCGGTCGAGCTCTACGGCGGCCCGGCCATCGTCGTCGACCTCGGCACGGCCACCACCTTCGACGCGGTCTCGGCACGCGGTGAGTACACGGGCGGCGTGATCGCGCCCGGTATCGAGATCTCGGTCGAGGCCCTCGGCGTGAAAGGGGCGCAGCTGCGCAAGATCGAGCTGGCCAGGCCGCGCAGTGTGATCGGCAAGAACACGGTCGAGGCCATGCAGTCCGGCATCGTGTACGGCTTCGCGGGCCAGATCGACGGCGTGGTCGAGCGCATGAAGAAGGAGCTGGCGGCGGACCCGGACGAGGTGACGGTCATCGCGACGGGTGGCCTTGCTCCGATGGTGTTGGGGGAGTCCTCCGTCATCGACGAGCACGAGCCCTGGCTGACGCTGATCGGGCTGCGTCTGGTCTACGAGCGCAACATCGCCCGGATGTAG
- a CDS encoding BlaI/MecI/CopY family transcriptional regulator — protein sequence MPRQMGELEDAVMTRVWQWNRPVTVREVLEDLQQERSIAYTTVMTVMDNLHQKGWVRREVDGRAYRYTAVSTRAAYSAALMNEAWSHSDNPAAALVAFFGMMSAEQREALGDAMRVVAPTLPEPAESPSGDGGAADEAPPQSGR from the coding sequence GTGCCTCGCCAAATGGGAGAGCTGGAAGACGCCGTGATGACACGGGTCTGGCAATGGAACCGCCCGGTCACCGTGCGGGAAGTTCTCGAGGACCTGCAACAGGAACGTTCCATCGCCTACACGACCGTGATGACGGTAATGGACAATCTCCATCAGAAGGGCTGGGTGCGCCGGGAAGTCGACGGCCGGGCATATCGATATACGGCCGTCTCCACCCGCGCCGCATACTCGGCCGCACTGATGAACGAAGCCTGGTCCCACAGCGACAACCCCGCAGCGGCTCTGGTCGCGTTCTTCGGGATGATGTCGGCGGAGCAGCGGGAGGCGCTCGGGGATGCCATGCGCGTCGTCGCGCCCACCCTGCCCGAACCTGCCGAGAGTCCGTCCGGAGACGGTGGGGCGGCCGATGAAGCGCCGCCGCAGAGCGGGCGATAG
- a CDS encoding amino-acid N-acetyltransferase: MSSEQPRTEHRNETRTGARTRPETGSAPEVHTDPSVIGPAITVRRARTSDVASVRALLDGYVTEGILLDKATVTLYEDIQEFWVAERDEDARVIGCGALHVMWEDLAEVRTLAVDHGIKGAGVGHQVLGKLLQTARWLGVRRVFCLTFEVEFFAKHGFTEIGETPVDGDVYSELLRSYDEGVAEFLGLERVKPNTLGNSRMLLHL, from the coding sequence ATGTCCTCTGAGCAACCGCGAACCGAGCACCGGAACGAGACGCGAACCGGAGCCCGTACCCGGCCGGAAACAGGATCCGCACCAGAAGTTCATACCGACCCGTCGGTAATTGGGCCGGCCATCACCGTCCGGCGCGCCAGGACAAGTGATGTCGCGTCGGTCCGCGCACTCCTTGACGGCTACGTCACCGAAGGCATCCTGCTCGACAAAGCGACGGTGACGCTTTACGAGGACATCCAGGAGTTCTGGGTCGCCGAACGCGACGAGGACGCCCGTGTCATCGGCTGCGGCGCACTCCACGTGATGTGGGAAGACCTCGCGGAAGTCCGTACTCTCGCCGTCGACCACGGCATCAAGGGCGCCGGAGTCGGACACCAGGTTCTGGGCAAGCTGTTGCAGACCGCGCGCTGGCTCGGTGTCCGCCGGGTTTTCTGCCTCACCTTCGAAGTCGAGTTCTTCGCGAAGCACGGCTTCACGGAGATCGGAGAGACGCCGGTCGACGGAGATGTCTACAGCGAGCTGCTTCGTTCCTATGACGAGGGTGTCGCGGAGTTCTTGGGTCTCGAACGAGTGAAGCCGAACACCTTGGGCAACAGCCGGATGCTTCTGCACCTGTGA
- a CDS encoding histone-like nucleoid-structuring protein Lsr2 → MAQKVQVLLVDDLDGVEADETVTFALDGKTYEIDLTTTNADKLRGLLEPYTKSGRRTGGRAATGRGKGRAVAGGNKDTAEIRKWARENGHNVNDRGRVPAEIREAYEKANG, encoded by the coding sequence GTGGCACAGAAGGTTCAGGTCCTTCTTGTTGATGACCTCGACGGTGTCGAGGCGGACGAGACAGTGACGTTCGCTCTGGATGGCAAGACCTACGAGATCGACCTCACCACGACGAACGCGGACAAGCTCCGTGGTCTTCTCGAGCCGTACACCAAGAGTGGTCGTCGCACCGGTGGCCGCGCAGCGACCGGCCGCGGCAAGGGCCGTGCGGTCGCGGGTGGCAACAAGGACACCGCCGAGATCCGCAAGTGGGCCCGCGAGAACGGCCACAACGTGAATGACCGCGGCCGTGTCCCGGCCGAGATCCGTGAGGCTTACGAGAAGGCCAACGGCTGA
- a CDS encoding SCO3374 family protein, with product MASLVPPPRSSSESEGWARWYAQELGWATTGTSPLRLLTGLHFDVLELPAAAGHAALSRVGRTGPVALAGQRMLLLVAAGGADELPGLLDWLEWGGIALDLTAVGPGGHMIAPAPPGVASAGSPGAAVWLRPPGSGQGAEASLPALGGFGSRGGDAPDLVRLVDAAATECHRARLTHARTNLRAHRPTGQPLAFS from the coding sequence ATGGCTTCCCTCGTCCCGCCGCCCCGCTCGTCGTCCGAGTCCGAGGGCTGGGCCCGGTGGTACGCCCAGGAGCTCGGCTGGGCCACGACGGGCACCTCGCCGCTGCGGCTTCTGACGGGGCTGCACTTCGACGTACTGGAACTGCCTGCCGCGGCAGGTCACGCGGCACTGAGCCGGGTGGGGCGCACGGGCCCCGTCGCGTTGGCGGGGCAGCGGATGCTGCTGCTGGTCGCCGCGGGCGGCGCCGACGAGCTGCCGGGGCTGCTCGACTGGCTGGAATGGGGCGGCATCGCTCTCGACCTGACCGCTGTCGGTCCGGGCGGGCACATGATCGCCCCGGCGCCACCCGGGGTGGCGTCAGCGGGCTCACCGGGGGCCGCGGTCTGGCTGCGGCCACCCGGATCCGGCCAGGGGGCGGAGGCGTCGCTCCCGGCCCTGGGCGGCTTCGGGAGCAGGGGTGGGGATGCTCCCGATCTCGTACGGCTCGTGGACGCGGCGGCGACGGAGTGCCACCGGGCCAGGCTCACGCACGCCCGGACGAACCTGCGGGCCCATCGCCCGACAGGTCAGCCGTTGGCCTTCTCGTAA
- a CDS encoding ATP-dependent Clp protease ATP-binding subunit, which yields MFERFTDRARRVVVLAQEEARMLNHNYIGTEHILLGLIHEGEGVAAKALESLGISLEAVRQQVEEIIGQGQQAPSGHIPFTPRAKKVLELSLREALQLGHNYIGTEHILLGLIREGEGVAAQVLVKLGADLNRVRQQVIQLLSGYSGGKEAATAGGPAEGTPSTSLVLDQFGRNLTQAARESKLDPVIGREKEIERVMQVLSRRTKNNPVLIGEPGVGKTAVVEGLAQAIVKGEVPETLKDKHLYTLDLGALVAGSRYRGDFEERLKKVLKEIRTRGDIILFIDELHTLVGAGAAEGAIDAASILKPMLARGELQTIGATTLDEYRKHLEKDAALERRFQPIQVAEPSLPHTIEILKGLRDRYEAHHRVSITDEALVQAATLADRYISDRFLPDKAIDLIDEAGSRMRIRRMTAPPDLREFDEKIAGVRRDKESAIDSQDFEKAASLRDKEKQLLAAKAKREKEWKAGDMDVVAEVDGELIAEVLATATGIPVFKLTEEESSRLLRMEDELHKRVIGQKDAIKALSQAIRRTRAGLKDPKRPGGSFIFAGPSGVGKTELSKTLAEFLFGDEDALISLDMSEFSEKHTVSRLFGSPPGYVGYEEGGQLTEKVRRKPFSVVLFDEVEKAHPDIFNSLLQILEDGRLTDSQGRVVDFKNTVIIMTTNLGTRDISKGFNLGFAAQGDVKTNYERMKVKVNEELKQHFRPEFLNRVDDTVVFHQLTEEDIIQIVDLMVAKVDERLKDRDMGIELSSEAKSLLAKKGYDPVMGARPLRRTIQREIEDILSEKILFGELRPGHIVVVDTEGEGEEKKFSFRGEEKSALPDVPPIEQAAGGAGPNLTKEA from the coding sequence ATGTTCGAGAGGTTCACCGACCGCGCGCGGCGGGTTGTCGTCCTGGCTCAGGAAGAAGCCCGGATGCTCAACCACAACTACATCGGCACCGAGCACATCCTCCTGGGCCTGATCCACGAGGGTGAGGGTGTCGCCGCTAAGGCCCTGGAGAGCCTCGGGATTTCGCTCGAGGCGGTCCGCCAGCAGGTGGAGGAGATCATCGGTCAGGGCCAGCAGGCCCCGTCCGGTCACATCCCCTTCACGCCCCGGGCCAAGAAGGTCCTGGAGCTGTCGCTCCGCGAGGCCCTTCAGCTCGGCCACAACTACATCGGCACGGAGCACATCCTGCTCGGCCTGATTCGCGAGGGCGAGGGCGTCGCCGCCCAGGTCCTCGTGAAGCTGGGTGCCGACCTGAACCGGGTGCGGCAGCAGGTCATCCAGCTGCTCTCCGGGTACTCGGGGGGCAAGGAGGCGGCCACCGCGGGCGGCCCTGCGGAGGGCACGCCCTCCACTTCCCTGGTGCTCGACCAGTTCGGCCGGAATCTCACCCAGGCCGCTCGTGAGTCCAAGCTCGACCCGGTCATCGGGCGCGAGAAGGAGATCGAGCGGGTCATGCAGGTGCTGTCCCGCCGCACGAAGAACAACCCGGTGCTCATCGGCGAGCCCGGCGTCGGCAAGACGGCCGTCGTCGAGGGCCTGGCCCAGGCCATCGTGAAGGGCGAGGTGCCCGAGACCCTCAAGGACAAGCACCTCTACACCCTCGACCTCGGCGCGCTGGTGGCCGGCTCCCGCTACCGCGGTGACTTCGAGGAGCGCCTGAAGAAGGTCCTCAAGGAGATCCGCACCCGCGGCGACATCATCCTGTTCATCGACGAGCTCCACACCCTCGTGGGTGCGGGTGCCGCCGAGGGCGCGATCGACGCCGCGAGCATCCTCAAGCCCATGCTGGCGCGAGGCGAGCTGCAGACCATCGGTGCCACGACGCTCGACGAGTACCGCAAGCACCTGGAGAAGGACGCCGCGCTCGAGCGCCGCTTCCAGCCCATCCAGGTCGCGGAGCCGTCGCTGCCGCACACCATCGAGATCCTCAAGGGCCTGCGCGACCGCTACGAGGCCCACCACAGGGTCTCCATCACGGACGAGGCGCTGGTCCAGGCCGCCACCCTGGCCGACCGCTACATCTCGGACCGCTTCCTGCCGGACAAGGCGATCGACCTGATCGACGAGGCCGGTTCCCGGATGCGCATCCGCCGGATGACCGCGCCGCCGGACCTCCGCGAGTTCGACGAGAAGATCGCGGGCGTCCGCCGCGACAAGGAGTCGGCCATCGACTCCCAGGACTTCGAGAAGGCAGCTTCGCTCCGCGACAAGGAGAAGCAGCTGCTGGCTGCGAAGGCCAAGCGGGAGAAGGAGTGGAAGGCCGGCGACATGGACGTCGTGGCCGAGGTCGACGGCGAGCTCATCGCCGAGGTCCTCGCCACCGCGACCGGCATCCCGGTGTTCAAGCTGACCGAGGAGGAGTCCTCGCGTCTGCTGCGCATGGAGGACGAGCTCCACAAGCGCGTCATCGGCCAGAAGGACGCCATCAAGGCCCTCTCGCAGGCGATCCGCCGTACGCGGGCCGGCCTGAAGGACCCGAAGCGTCCCGGTGGCTCGTTCATCTTCGCCGGCCCGTCCGGTGTCGGTAAGACGGAGCTCTCCAAGACACTCGCCGAATTCCTCTTCGGCGACGAGGACGCGCTGATCTCCCTCGACATGTCGGAGTTCAGCGAGAAGCACACGGTTTCCCGCCTCTTCGGTTCGCCCCCCGGTTACGTGGGCTACGAAGAGGGTGGCCAGCTCACCGAGAAGGTGCGCCGCAAGCCGTTCTCCGTCGTCCTCTTCGACGAGGTCGAGAAGGCCCACCCCGATATCTTCAACTCCCTGCTCCAGATTCTGGAGGACGGTCGCCTGACCGACTCCCAGGGTCGGGTCGTGGACTTCAAGAACACGGTCATCATCATGACGACCAACCTCGGGACGCGGGACATCTCGAAGGGCTTCAACCTGGGCTTCGCCGCTCAGGGCGATGTGAAGACGAACTACGAGCGGATGAAGGTCAAGGTCAACGAAGAGCTCAAGCAGCACTTCCGGCCCGAGTTCCTCAACCGTGTCGACGACACGGTCGTCTTCCACCAGCTCACCGAGGAAGACATCATCCAGATCGTCGACCTGATGGTCGCCAAGGTGGATGAGCGTCTCAAGGACCGCGACATGGGTATCGAGCTCAGCTCGGAAGCCAAGTCGCTCCTGGCGAAGAAGGGTTACGACCCCGTGATGGGCGCCCGGCCGCTGCGCCGGACGATCCAGCGCGAGATCGAGGACATCCTCTCCGAGAAGATCCTCTTCGGCGAGCTGCGCCCCGGTCACATCGTGGTCGTGGACACCGAGGGTGAGGGCGAGGAGAAGAAGTTCTCCTTCCGTGGCGAGGAGAAGTCGGCACTGCCCGACGTCCCGCCGATCGAGCAGGCGGCAGGTGGCGCCGGCCCGAATCTGACGAAGGAAGCGTGA
- a CDS encoding LAETG motif-containing sortase-dependent surface protein, whose protein sequence is MKIRRILATAVAAAVTTPVLLLSVTPAFADGKPAAQTQEKPSIAELEKAAAAAKAVYDSAVEAENAAEAALEALASDTAPLVVAVKAAQAAAVAAGTEKDAADQALVDARAALAALPDDATEEQKAAATAAVTEAETAAGTAATAKEDADAKVLEAQDTLDDERVAAARAIGQAQKATEEALAQKTAADEALAKAIEEGEDDEECVPEAKLKTVVTGLPSTVVAGTKVNFRLRVTNGTGRTMDEVYPFAYVHATDKSGIKDLGDLVHLQWSPGSSGTWKNVDNEHYMDAISPLKAGAHADIKMRLTIDAKAPAGNGVTFVAGDYWNDNGTCGGSPDLEGYEFLIAAKGSKPATGDAKPSTTEPADSGIKPQSGGSSAPVGGSLAATGSSSATSQLALASGAALAIGAGAVFAARRRKAGAHA, encoded by the coding sequence GTGAAGATTCGCCGGATTCTTGCCACAGCCGTCGCCGCCGCGGTGACCACCCCCGTGCTCCTGCTGTCCGTCACCCCCGCGTTCGCCGACGGCAAGCCGGCGGCACAGACGCAGGAGAAGCCGTCCATCGCGGAGCTGGAGAAGGCCGCCGCTGCGGCGAAGGCCGTGTATGACAGCGCCGTGGAGGCCGAGAACGCCGCTGAGGCGGCTCTGGAGGCGCTCGCGTCCGACACCGCTCCGCTCGTCGTGGCGGTCAAGGCGGCTCAGGCCGCAGCGGTCGCGGCCGGTACCGAGAAGGACGCCGCCGACCAGGCGCTCGTCGACGCGCGGGCGGCGCTGGCTGCGCTCCCGGACGACGCCACAGAGGAGCAGAAGGCCGCCGCGACGGCAGCTGTCACCGAGGCCGAGACGGCCGCCGGCACCGCCGCCACGGCCAAGGAGGACGCCGACGCCAAGGTCCTGGAGGCCCAGGACACGCTTGACGACGAGCGGGTGGCCGCGGCCCGGGCGATCGGCCAGGCACAGAAGGCCACCGAGGAGGCGCTCGCCCAGAAGACCGCCGCCGACGAGGCACTGGCCAAGGCGATCGAGGAGGGCGAGGACGACGAGGAGTGCGTCCCCGAGGCCAAGCTCAAGACGGTCGTCACGGGCCTGCCGTCCACGGTCGTCGCCGGCACGAAGGTCAACTTCCGTCTCCGGGTGACCAACGGGACCGGCAGGACGATGGACGAGGTGTACCCGTTCGCCTACGTCCACGCGACCGACAAGAGCGGCATCAAGGACCTCGGCGACCTGGTGCACCTGCAGTGGTCGCCCGGATCCTCCGGCACGTGGAAGAACGTCGACAACGAGCACTACATGGACGCCATCAGCCCGCTGAAGGCCGGCGCCCACGCGGACATCAAGATGCGGCTCACGATCGACGCCAAGGCCCCTGCGGGCAACGGCGTCACCTTCGTCGCCGGTGACTACTGGAACGACAACGGCACGTGCGGTGGCAGCCCCGACCTCGAGGGCTACGAGTTCCTGATCGCCGCCAAGGGCAGCAAGCCGGCCACCGGTGACGCCAAGCCCAGCACCACCGAGCCGGCCGACTCGGGTATCAAGCCCCAGAGCGGCGGGTCGTCCGCTCCCGTGGGCGGCAGCCTCGCCGCCACGGGCTCGTCCTCGGCGACATCGCAGCTCGCCCTCGCTAGTGGCGCCGCCCTGGCGATCGGTGCGGGCGCGGTGTTCGCCGCCCGCCGCCGCAAGGCCGGCGCGCACGCCTGA